From Pungitius pungitius chromosome 9, fPunPun2.1, whole genome shotgun sequence, one genomic window encodes:
- the cabp4 gene encoding calcium-binding protein 4 — protein MSVKGAKGGPESKPSSAASIAPRGGKGAAAGRSPASGRFKNKALQLSLSKKFCSRSESPSAQGKEEARRHSKRSLSNSSAVAAAYISYLNKLFGQERSLMPEEIDELQGAFKEFDYDGDGFIHYKDIADCMRTMGYMPTEMELIEIIQQIKMKWGGHVDFDDFCELMGPRMLAETAHMVGLKELRCAFKQFDCDGDGKITLDELKEGMKTLLGEKMKKGELEEILSDIDLNKDGNIDFDEFVMMLSAQ, from the exons ATGTCTGTAAAAGGTGCAAAGGGAGGACCAGAAAGTAAACCGTCCTCTGCTGCCAG cATCGCTCCACGAGGAGGGAAGGGCGCAGCAGCTGGCAGATCGCCCGCCTCTGGGAGATTTAAAAACAAGGCTCTTCAGCTCAGCCTCTCCAAGAAATTCTG CTCAAGGTCAGAGTCGCCCTCGGcccaggggaaggaggaggcccGTCGGCACAGTAAAAGGAGCCTCAGCAACAGCTCAGCGGTGGCTGCTGCCTACATTTCCTACCTGAACAAACTCTTTGGACAG GAGAGATCTCTGATGCCAGAGGAGATAGATG AGCTCCAAGGGGCCTTCAAGGAATTTGACTACGACGGGGACGGCTTCATCCACTACAAAGACATCGCGGACTGCATGAGGACCATGGGCTACATGCCCACAGAGATGGAGCTCATCGAGATCATCCAGCAAATCAAGATGAAAT GGGGGGGTCACGTAGACTTTGATGATTTCTGCGAGTTAATGGGGCCCCGGATGCTGGCTGAGACGGCTCATATGGTCGGGCTGAAGGAGCTCCGCTGTGCCTTCAAACAG TTTGACTGTGATGGTGATGGAAAGATCACGCTCGATGAGCTGAAGGAGGGCATGAAGACCCTCCTgggggagaagatgaagaaaggTGAGCTGGAGGAGATCCTCAGCGACATTGACCTCAACAAAGACGGCAACATTGACTTTGATG AGTTTGTTATGATGCTTTCTGCTCAATGA